Proteins found in one Triticum aestivum cultivar Chinese Spring chromosome 4D, IWGSC CS RefSeq v2.1, whole genome shotgun sequence genomic segment:
- the LOC123099642 gene encoding aspartic proteinase Asp1, whose protein sequence is MAAMWSLIIALLLLLLPLVPSSSSAITLPLHGNVYPVGHYYVTMKIGNPPMPYFLDIDTGSNLTWLECKHPQLGCQHCTQHPKHPHYSPQLINLKVECNNKYCDALRKDLAGGNPICQHKKPHQCHYNIQYVDGTSDGVVSFDMISLGENGKSIAFGCGYSQQPQKETSPVDGVLGLGMGTVGFVPQLMLHKMITKNIIGHCLGKDGGGYLSFGEQFHLGGITWAPMRKYELFYSPGQASLHLNGQQIYKHGVNAVFDSGSTYTYIPARIYNPFVLKVQDMIGSSHREVHDDDLPHCWKFKSIHEVQRLFKPLSLQFHNKIAMHIPAMNYLIHTRSNNWCLAILNGTQIPDGDRRILIGDATMRDMLVIYDNQHGRLGWVHQPQCTRPHPASRL, encoded by the exons ATGGCTGCCATGTGGTCTCTGATCATCgctctcctcctgcttctgctccCACTCGTgccgtcctcctcctccgccaTCACGCTCCCGCTCCATGGCAACGTCTACCCTGTCGG CCACTACTATGTTACGATGAAGATTGGTAACCCCCCGATGCCCTACTTCCTGGACATCGACACCGGCAGCAACCTCACCTGGCTGGAGTGCAAACACCCGCAACTCGGCTGCCAGCACTGCACCCAG CATCCAAAACACCCACATTACTCGCCACAACTTATCAACTTGAAGGTGGAATGTAATAACAAGTACTGTGATGCACTACGGAAAGACCTGGCAGGTGGTAACCCTATATGCCAACATAAGAAGCCGCATCAATGCCACTACAACATTCAATACGTTGATGGGACGTCAGATGGTGTCGTCTCCTTTGACATGATCTCTCTCGGGGAAAATGGAAAATCCATTGCCTTCGG ATGTGGATACAGCCAGCAACCACAGAAAGAAACATCACCCGTAGATGGCGTCCTTGGTCTTGGGATGGGAACGGTAGGTTTTGTCCCACAACTCATGCTGCACAAGATGATCACCAAGAACATCATTGGGCATTGCCTTGGCAAGGATGGAGGGGGCTACCTCTCCTTCGGGGAGCAGTTTCACCTGGGAGGCATAACCTGGGCACCCATGAGAAAATATGA ACTTTTCTACTCACCTGGCCAAGCATCACTACACCTGAACGGGCAGCAGATATACAAGCATGGAGTGAATGCTGTCTTTGACAGTGGATCCACCTACACCTACATACCTGCCCGGATATACAATCCCTTTGTTCTTAAG GTGCAAGATATGATCGGCAGTTCACATAGGGAGGTGCATGATGATGACCTGCCACATTGCTGGAAATTCAAATCTATTCACGAGGTTCAGAGGTTGTTCAAGCCACTTTCATTGCAGTTTCACAACAAAATTGCCATGCATATCCCTGCTATGAACTACCTCATCCACACG AGAAGCAATAATTGGTGCTTGGCCATCCTCAACGGAacgcagatccctgatggagaccgaCGGATCTTAATTGGAG ATGCTACAATGCGGGATATGCTTGTGATATACGACAATCAGCATGGTAGGCTGGGATGGGTTCACCAACCACAGTGCACCAGGCCTCATCCTGCTTCGCGTCTCTGA